The Verrucomicrobium spinosum DSM 4136 = JCM 18804 genome includes a region encoding these proteins:
- a CDS encoding Spy/CpxP family protein refolding chaperone has product MRSVLSLLMAGTAAAVMLSSIPAAAAEPGKTPSIPSTNTLATKARQELEVMMDKLKLSDVQKTQVRPVFEDALVRSNALLQSALKNLSGNKSSEQKAAALEQSKQELKSIKEDTDTRLAQILTPEQMAQMKKLRNERGSELKKEYPVKKPS; this is encoded by the coding sequence GTGAGATCTGTCCTTTCCCTTCTGATGGCCGGCACTGCCGCCGCCGTGATGCTTTCCTCGATCCCCGCCGCGGCGGCGGAACCGGGCAAAACACCCTCCATCCCCTCGACTAACACCCTCGCGACCAAGGCCCGCCAGGAGTTGGAGGTCATGATGGACAAGCTGAAGCTCAGCGACGTGCAGAAGACCCAGGTCCGGCCGGTTTTCGAGGACGCCCTGGTCCGCAGCAACGCCCTGCTCCAGTCTGCGCTTAAGAACCTGAGCGGCAACAAGAGCAGTGAACAGAAAGCCGCCGCCCTGGAGCAATCCAAGCAGGAGCTCAAGAGCATCAAGGAAGACACCGACACCCGCCTCGCCCAGATCCTCACCCCGGAGCAGATGGCGCAGATGAAAAAACTCCGCAACGAGCGGGGCAGTGAGTTGAAGAAGGAGTACCCGGTGAAGAAGCCGTCTTAA
- a CDS encoding homoserine dehydrogenase, with protein sequence MSSNVPSPRLVRIGLAGLGNVGMGVFKNLRQNEGLLKERTGCLLRVDKIAVRDVTKPRGAEIPASMITGDWRELVADPNLDVMVELVGGTTEAFDLVCAALRAKKPVVTGNKALLAERGQELFALAEQCHVPIYFEAAVAGGIPIIQTVQEGFVGNHIKSIHGIINGTCNYILSRMKEAGISYEQALDEAQAHGFAEADPTLDVSGWDAAHKAIILASLSYGFWIKPQDVHVEGIERVTPTDMAFAEKLGYTIKLLSVIRADKKGRVEVSTRPSLLPSSHILASVSGAYNAVLVNGDIVGETLFYGKGAGQDPTSSSVISDLAEAAATLVYGPRHSGFVPHGLYGKSKPAAETISHYYVRLKVDDKPGVLAQVAALLGDRGIGISSVMQPEELGSEFTSLILMLDDATLATVKEAIGSIAALECVREAPVWMRVETMEG encoded by the coding sequence ATGTCCAGTAACGTGCCCAGTCCCCGTCTCGTTCGCATCGGTCTCGCAGGTTTGGGAAATGTAGGAATGGGAGTTTTCAAAAATCTCCGTCAAAACGAGGGACTGCTCAAAGAACGTACTGGCTGCCTGCTGCGGGTGGACAAGATCGCCGTGCGCGATGTGACCAAGCCTCGCGGTGCGGAGATCCCAGCCAGCATGATTACGGGCGACTGGCGGGAACTGGTGGCCGACCCTAACCTGGATGTGATGGTGGAGCTGGTGGGGGGCACGACCGAGGCCTTTGACCTGGTGTGCGCTGCGTTGCGGGCGAAGAAACCGGTGGTGACGGGCAACAAGGCGCTCCTGGCAGAGCGTGGGCAGGAGCTCTTTGCGCTGGCGGAGCAATGTCACGTGCCCATCTACTTTGAGGCCGCCGTGGCAGGGGGCATTCCCATCATCCAGACGGTGCAGGAAGGCTTCGTGGGCAACCACATCAAGAGCATCCACGGCATCATCAACGGGACCTGCAACTACATCCTCTCCCGCATGAAGGAGGCGGGTATCAGCTACGAGCAGGCGCTGGATGAGGCGCAGGCGCATGGCTTTGCCGAGGCAGACCCGACCTTGGACGTGAGCGGCTGGGATGCCGCGCACAAGGCGATCATCCTGGCCTCCCTGAGCTACGGCTTCTGGATCAAGCCCCAGGACGTGCATGTAGAAGGCATCGAGCGCGTCACACCCACGGACATGGCCTTTGCTGAAAAGCTGGGCTACACGATCAAGCTGCTGAGCGTGATCCGGGCAGACAAGAAGGGGCGCGTGGAGGTGAGCACCCGTCCGAGCCTGCTGCCCAGCAGCCATATCCTGGCGAGCGTGAGCGGCGCGTACAACGCGGTGCTGGTGAACGGCGACATCGTGGGGGAGACCCTCTTCTACGGCAAAGGGGCTGGGCAGGACCCGACTTCTTCCAGTGTGATTTCTGACCTGGCCGAGGCGGCTGCCACCTTGGTGTATGGTCCCCGCCACAGCGGGTTCGTGCCTCACGGTCTCTATGGCAAGAGCAAGCCGGCGGCCGAGACCATCTCGCACTACTACGTGCGTCTGAAGGTGGATGACAAGCCGGGTGTGCTGGCCCAGGTGGCGGCCCTGCTGGGCGACCGCGGCATTGGCATCTCCAGCGTCATGCAGCCGGAGGAGCTGGGCTCGGAGTTCACTTCCCTGATTCTGATGCTGGATGACGCAACACTCGCGACCGTGAAGGAAGCCATCGGCAGCATCGCGGCTCTGGAATGTGTGCGTGAAGCGCCAGTATGGATGCGGGTGGAGACGATGGAGGGGTGA
- the ilvD gene encoding dihydroxy-acid dehydratase produces MPPKSSAKSKAKSAASSELHRKHSAIVVDGVERAASRAMLHAVGFKRDDFKKSVIGIASTWSMVTPCNMHIDRLAKEAAKGADAAGGKSIIFNTITISDGISMGTEGMKYSLVSREVIADSIETVVGCEGMDGFVAIGGCDKNMPGCVIAMARLNRPSVFVYGGTILPGCVGPEKKESDIVTVFEAVGKHANCLIGDKELEDIEEHAIPGEGSCGGMYTANTMASAIEAMGLSLPNSGAQSAVSDDKLRDCFDAGAAVLNMIKLGITPRDIITKESFENAITLIITLGGSTNAVLHLIAMAHSAGVKLSIEDFVRIGKKTPVLADLKPSGKYFMNDLVKIGGTVPLMKILVEEGLMHGDCLTVTGRTMKENLSKIKLIYPKSQNIIYPLSNPIKKDSHLVIFKGNLCPEGAVGKISGKEGLVFNGKAIVFESEEKALDAILNDKVKKGHVIVIRMEGPKGGPGMREMLSPTSAIMGKGLGKDVALITDGRFSGGSHGFVVGHVTPEAFVGGPIAVIKNGDPITIDAEKRAITLGIPAKELQARLKAWKQPKPRYTRGVLAKYAATVTSASEGAVTDKDVV; encoded by the coding sequence ATGCCTCCCAAATCGTCCGCGAAATCGAAAGCGAAGTCCGCCGCCTCCTCTGAACTGCATCGCAAGCACTCCGCCATCGTCGTGGACGGCGTGGAGCGCGCCGCCAGCCGCGCCATGCTGCACGCCGTGGGCTTCAAGCGGGACGACTTTAAGAAGTCGGTCATCGGCATCGCCTCCACCTGGAGCATGGTCACCCCGTGCAACATGCACATCGACCGCCTGGCCAAAGAGGCCGCCAAGGGCGCTGACGCCGCCGGGGGCAAGAGCATCATCTTCAACACCATCACCATCTCCGACGGCATCTCCATGGGCACGGAGGGGATGAAATACTCCCTCGTGAGCCGCGAGGTCATCGCCGACTCCATCGAGACCGTGGTGGGCTGCGAGGGCATGGACGGCTTCGTCGCCATCGGCGGCTGCGACAAAAACATGCCCGGCTGCGTGATCGCCATGGCCCGGCTCAACCGCCCCAGCGTCTTCGTTTACGGCGGCACCATCCTCCCCGGCTGCGTGGGCCCCGAGAAGAAGGAAAGCGACATCGTCACCGTGTTCGAGGCCGTGGGCAAGCACGCCAACTGCCTCATCGGCGACAAGGAGCTGGAAGACATCGAAGAGCACGCCATCCCCGGGGAAGGCTCCTGTGGCGGGATGTACACGGCGAACACCATGGCCAGCGCCATCGAGGCCATGGGCCTGAGCCTGCCCAACAGCGGCGCGCAATCCGCCGTGTCCGACGACAAGCTGCGCGACTGTTTCGACGCCGGCGCTGCCGTGCTGAACATGATCAAGCTGGGCATCACCCCGCGTGACATCATCACCAAGGAGTCGTTTGAAAACGCCATCACCCTCATCATCACCCTGGGCGGCTCCACCAACGCCGTGCTGCACCTCATCGCCATGGCCCACTCCGCCGGCGTGAAGCTCAGCATTGAGGACTTCGTCCGCATCGGCAAGAAGACCCCGGTCCTGGCCGACCTCAAGCCCAGCGGCAAGTACTTCATGAACGACCTCGTGAAGATCGGCGGCACCGTGCCGCTCATGAAGATCCTCGTGGAAGAAGGCCTCATGCACGGCGACTGCCTCACCGTCACCGGCCGCACGATGAAGGAGAACCTCAGCAAGATCAAACTGATCTACCCCAAGAGCCAGAACATCATCTACCCGCTGAGCAACCCGATCAAAAAAGACAGCCACCTGGTCATCTTTAAAGGGAACCTCTGCCCTGAGGGTGCCGTCGGCAAGATCAGCGGCAAGGAAGGCCTCGTCTTCAACGGCAAAGCCATCGTGTTCGAGTCCGAGGAGAAGGCGCTGGACGCCATCCTCAATGACAAGGTGAAAAAAGGCCACGTCATCGTCATCCGCATGGAAGGACCGAAGGGCGGCCCCGGCATGCGCGAGATGCTGAGCCCCACCAGTGCCATCATGGGCAAGGGCCTGGGCAAAGACGTCGCCCTCATCACCGACGGCCGTTTCAGCGGCGGCAGCCACGGCTTCGTGGTCGGCCACGTCACCCCGGAGGCCTTCGTGGGCGGTCCGATTGCCGTCATCAAGAACGGCGACCCCATCACCATCGACGCCGAAAAACGCGCCATCACCCTGGGCATTCCCGCCAAGGAACTGCAAGCCCGCCTCAAAGCCTGGAAGCAGCCCAAGCCCCGCTACACCCGTGGCGTGCTGGCCAAGTACGCCGCCACCGTCACCAGCGCCAGCGAAGGCGCGGTCACGGACAAGGACGTGGTGTAA
- a CDS encoding alpha/beta hydrolase → MWKKTGETLLVSAARILAVMVLFLACCQSKMIYMPRAYDAATVQHVDARPLVYETGQGKQTAWIHPKAATGSQGIVWLVFGGNGTVALDWVGFFDSPTLKQDTYVLVDYPGYGSSDGSPTPGRIKESVQKLVPALAVELKTTEAELHPRLRVFGHSLGCSAALMAMEEHHIKKGVILAPYTSMKDMARHVLGWPLCEILHHRFDNVATLKRLQKEGGYQVVARHGTEDEVIPVAMGRKLGELFPDVVKYEDITGARHNDVLNTDTDKVHAALEGVR, encoded by the coding sequence ATGTGGAAAAAGACCGGTGAAACCCTCCTCGTCTCCGCCGCCCGAATCCTTGCTGTCATGGTGTTGTTCCTTGCCTGCTGCCAGAGCAAAATGATCTACATGCCCCGTGCCTATGATGCGGCCACGGTGCAACATGTGGATGCCCGACCTCTGGTTTATGAGACCGGGCAGGGGAAACAGACGGCATGGATCCATCCCAAGGCCGCCACCGGCAGTCAGGGCATCGTGTGGCTCGTCTTCGGCGGGAACGGCACCGTGGCCCTGGACTGGGTTGGCTTCTTTGACTCCCCGACGCTGAAGCAGGACACCTATGTGCTGGTGGACTACCCCGGCTATGGCAGCAGCGATGGCAGCCCCACCCCCGGCCGGATCAAGGAGTCGGTGCAGAAGCTGGTGCCCGCCCTCGCGGTGGAGCTCAAGACCACCGAGGCCGAACTGCATCCCCGCCTGCGGGTGTTTGGCCACTCCCTCGGCTGCTCCGCCGCCCTCATGGCGATGGAGGAACATCACATCAAGAAAGGCGTGATTCTCGCCCCCTACACCAGCATGAAAGACATGGCCCGCCACGTCCTCGGCTGGCCCTTGTGCGAGATCCTGCATCACCGCTTCGACAACGTCGCCACCTTGAAGCGCCTGCAAAAAGAAGGCGGCTACCAAGTGGTGGCCAGACACGGCACCGAGGATGAAGTGATCCCCGTGGCCATGGGGCGGAAGCTGGGTGAGTTATTTCCTGATGTCGTGAAGTATGAGGATATTACAGGGGCGCGGCACAACGATGTGTTGAACACGGATACGGACAAGGTGCATGCGGCGCTGGAGGGGGTGAGGTGA